A genomic segment from Montipora foliosa isolate CH-2021 chromosome 9, ASM3666993v2, whole genome shotgun sequence encodes:
- the LOC137971695 gene encoding uncharacterized protein, with amino-acid sequence MTLHSVDAEEVGMKVDFKIGSVDSQNENVIDVKSAWAIKDLTIPLKHTRVIRSVAQWPDLHHVCFPDVERKKISVLIGTNLQEVFIPLEVRRGIRNEPVAIKSCIGWSILGGSPIVQASGCVQINLISGQDVSLNYKLEEFWKGESYGTTKNVTKPMSVEDQRALKRISDSVCKRDGHYQMDLLWKDDNHLLPYNRVLAETRLQHLQKRFGRDQVLELKYRAVIEDCVAKGYARKLTKDEVGSISDTTWYLPHHPVTNQNKPGKVRVVFDAAARFGGTSLNEQLVRGPTLTNDLTGVLVRFREDEIAFSADIETQDNEETYSPEVIKAVHRNFYVDDVLKSVPTPEQAVHLASDLVKLLKEGGFRLTKFASNSREVLQSIPSELRASPNLDLDLDQLPTERALCVYWDAQSDTFKFKTIAMCKPSTKRGVLSTHGYAAVSYLRFVDEREVTHCSFVMGKTRNAPIREWAIPRLELQAAVLAASMSQTILRELDFQVHETYFCSDSMTSLQYIKNDTRRFQTFVANRVSEIHETTSPEQWHHIHGVMNPADEGSGGVSAEYFQSDCRWWTGPEFLWQPEHT; translated from the exons ATGACATTGCACAGTGTTGATGCTGAAGAAGTAGGAATGAAAGTAGATTTCAAGATTGGTTCGGTTGATAGCCAGAATGAAAACGTGATTGACGTGAAATCAGCTTGGGCGATCAAGGACTTAACAATTCCTCTAAAGCATACCAGAGTCATAAGGTCAGTGGCGCAGTGGCCAGATTTACACCATGTGTGTTTTCCGGATGTGGAGAGAAAGAAGATTTCTGTGTTGATTGGTACCAACCTCCAAGAAGTTTTCATACCACTTGAGGTTCGAAGAGGCATACGTAATGAGCCAGTTGCTATTAAGTCGTGTATTGGATGGAGCATTCTTGGTGGTTCGCCAATTGTGCAAGCCTCTGGTTGTGTTCAAATTAATCTTATCAGTGGACAAGATGTTTCTTTAAATTACAAGTTGGAAGAGTTTTGGAAAGGTGAGTCGTATGGCACTACCAAGAATGTAACTAAGCCCATGTCGGTAGAAGATCAACGAGCACTAAAGCGGATCAGTGACTCAGTCTGCAAACGAGACGGCCATTACCAGATGGATCTCTTGTGGAAGGATGATAACCATTTGCTACCCTACAACCGAGTACTCGCTGAAACAAGATTGCAGCATTTACAGAAACGCTTCGGTCGTGATCAGGTGTTAGAACTGAAGTACAGAGCTGTGATTGAAGACTGCGTAGCCAAGGGTTATGCAAGAAAACTCACCAAGGATGAAGTAGGCAGCATCAGCGACACCACTTGGTACCTTCCCCACCACCCAGTAACGAATCAAAACAAGCCTGGCAAAGTGAGAGTGGTATTTGACGCAGCCGCAAGATTTGGTGGTACGTCTTTGAATGAGCAACTTGTGCGAGGGCCCACTCTGACAAATGACTTAACAGGCGTGTTAGTCCGGTTTCGAGAAGACGAGATTGCCTTTTCTGCAGACATCGAGA CACAAGACAATGAAGAGACCTATTCCCCTGAAGTCATCAAGGCAGTTCATAGAAACTTctatgttgatgatgtgttaaAATCGGTTCCGACGCCTGAACAAGCCGTTCACCTCGCATCAGACCTAGTCAAGTTATTGAAGGAAGGTGGCTTTCGTCTCACAAAGTTTGCGAGTAACAGTCGTGAAGTGTTACAATCAATTCCATCCGAGTTGAGAGCAAGTCCCAATCTGGACCTAGATCTGGACCAGTTACCAACGGAACGAGCATTGTGTGTGTACTGGGATGCGCAATCCGATACTTTCAAGTTCAAAACCATAGCAATGTGTAAGCCGTCTACCAAGCGGGGAGTACTTTCAACG CATGGCTATGCTGCTGTGTCCTACTTAAGATTTGTTGATGAGCGTGAAGTGACCCATTGTTCCTTTGTTATGGGGAAAACCCGAAATGCACCCATAAGGGAGTGGGCAATCCCTCGGCTTGAGCTACAGGCCGCAGTGTTGGCAGCAAGTATGAGCCAGACAATCCTGAGGGAACTTGACTTCCAAGTCCATGAAACGTACTTCTGCTCTGACTCCATGACATCCTTACAATACATCAAGAATGATACGCGTCGATTTCAAACCTTTGTCGCGAATCGTGTGTCTGAGATTCACGAAACAACCTCTCCTGAACAGTGGCATCACATTCACGGTGTTATGAATCCAGCTGATGAAGGCTCAGGTGGTGTCAGTGCTGAGTATTTCCAATCAGATTGTCGGTGGTGGACAGGCCCGGAATTCCTCTGGCAACCAGAACATACATGA
- the LOC137971696 gene encoding uncharacterized protein, translating to MSQVDLLLQRLSSWPHLLRMMSWVLHFIKRFRRETHNAVPVMTPTLSELQSASREVVLVVQRECFHEEYVALKGGGKVKSNSKLANLSPILVNDVIRVGGRIHRAPIAFEAAHPVVLPKSHPVSTLIVRYYHHILGHSVRGSPKKIWSDNGTNFTGAEKELSRSIQDLDDGTIRRELHRYETDWYRCAVPEWHFQAPTASHMSGVWERLIRKVRKAIKDVLGDRGAFSGRETLRTVFAEVMSILNSRPMCPASDDPNDMEALTPNHLLLQRRNLVVPPGVFTKEELYTRKQWRYVQFLADCFWSRWLREYVPTLQHRHKWLLKKRNLVNDLVLIVDNSVPRCLWMLGRVTKVFPGQDAFVRTAKVMTKNSVLVRPVTKLCLFEEAP from the exons ATGTCGCAAGTTGATCTCCTTTTGCAGCGTCTTTCATCCTGGCCCCATTTATTGCGAATGATGTCTTGGGTGCTGCACTTTATCAAGCGGTTTCGGAGGGAAACCCATAACGCCGTACCTGTAATGACCCCGACTCTTTCGGAATTACAATCGGCAAGCAGAGAAGTTGTGCTCGTTGTCCAGCGAGAATGCTTTCATGAAGAGTATGTGGCTCTTAAAGGGGGTGGAAAAGTAAAGAGTAATAGCAAGCTAGCCAATCTAAGCCCAATCTTGGTTAATGATGTCATTCGTGTTGGCGGAAGAATTCATCGTGCACCCATTGCATTTGAAGCGGCTCACCCTGTGGTCCTTCCGAAGAGTCACCCGGTGTCCACGTTGATAGTTCGTTACTACCATCATATTCTGGGACATTCTG TGCGTGggagtcctaagaaaatatggtcgGACAATGGGACGAATTTTACGGGTGCTGAGAAGGAACTTAGTCGTTCAATTCAAGATTTGGATGATGGTACAATCAGGAGAGAACTGCACAGATATGAGACAGATTGGTACAGGTGCGCTGTTCCCGAGTGGCATTTTCAAGCTCCGACAGCAAGTCACATGTCGGGCGTCTGGGAGAGGCTCATTAGAAAAGTGAGGAAGGCTATCAAAGATGTTCTTGGTGACCGAGGTGCTTTTTCTGGGCGGGAAACCTTGCGTACCGTCTTCGCTGAAGTTATGTCTATTTTAAACAGCCGTCCTATGTGTCCCGCCAGCGATGATCCCAACGATATGGAGGCTCTTACCCCCAATCATCTCCTTTTACAGCGACGAAACCTGGTCGTACCTCCCGGTGTCTTCACCAAAGAAGAGCTGTACACGCGCAAACAGTGGAGGTACGTGCAGTTTCTCGCTGATTGTTTTTGGTCTCGATGGCTTCGGGAGTATGTGCCTACTTTGCAGCATCGCCATAAGTGGCTCCTGAAGAAGAGGAATCTAGTTAACGACCTCGTTCTTATTGTGGATAACAGTGTACCACGATGCCTCTGGATGTTGGGTCGTGTAACCAAGGTGTTTCCTGGCCAAGACGCATTTGTACGAACCGCAAAAGTCATGACAAAGAACTCAGTGCTTGTCCGTCCCGTGACAAAATTGTGCCTCTTTGAAGAAGCACCGTGA
- the LOC137971693 gene encoding uncharacterized protein — MSQCQVVCQKALKTLEDRFGQPFQVVRACIESLTKGPAMQASDNDSLQRYADTAQVTYDTLESIGYLSEMNAGNLEKVITRLPRWMQANFAEHLKSLERKGQLMLSFGDVVDFLKERAYVLSHPFFSVGLNEAAPTRVKPTERKSVTTKASTYVTMTAKQESCVMCHEPHRLYHCEAFRAKSPRERAEFMKKGKTCFNCINSTEHTARNCGSLNRCRVQGCGKTHHTLLHFTDTRGSANQRALSQHREVVNQNLVPEQGTTSTCSTSASVGPCEVLLQVIPLKVMSSAGCQITTNGLIDAGSDITMIDPSLVELLLHKGIAQ, encoded by the coding sequence ATGAGCCAATGCCAGGTGGTCTGTCAAAAGGCTCTTAAAACGTTAGAGGATCGATTTGGGCAGCCATTCCAAGTAGTGAGGGCATGTATTGAATCCCTTACCAAGGGGCCTGCTATGCAAGCCAGTGACAACGACAGTTTACAACGCTATGCTGATACAGCCCAAGTTACCTACGATACCCTAGAGTCCATTGGATACCTTAGTGAAATGAACGCAGGTAATCTTGAGAAAGTCATTACACGGTTACCCAGGTGGATGCAGGCCAACTTTGCTGAGCATCTGAAGAGTCTTGAGCGTAAAGGACAACTGATGCTAAGTTTCGGGGATGTTGTGGATTTCCTCAAGGAAAGAGCTTATGTCTTGAGCCATCCCTTCTTTAGTGTTGGGTTGAACGAAGCTGCGCCTACCAGAGTCAAGCCTACGGAGAGAAAGTCAGTGACCACAAAGGCATCCACTTATGTGACCATGACAGCAAAGCAGGAATCCTGCGTAATGTGCCATGAGCCCCATCGGCTGTACCACTGTGAGGCGTTTAGAGCCAAGTCCCCTCGAGAGAGAGCTGAGTTTATGAAGAAAGGAAAGACTTGCTTTAACTGTATTAACTCGACAGAACATACAGCTAGGAATTGCGGATCTCTTAATCGATGCCGGGTGCAGGGCTGCGGCAAGACCCATCACACGTTACTGCATTTCACTGACACTCGCGGAAGTGCAAATCAAAGAGCCCTCTCTCAGCATCGAGAGGTTGTCAACCAGAACTTGGTGCCAGAACAAGGCACCACGTCAACTTGCTCCACGTCAGCGTCAGTTGGCCCCTGTGAGGTGTTGCTGCAAGTCATTCCACTCAAGGTGATGAGCAGTGCTGGCTGTCAAATTACAACTAATGGTCTAATAGACGCGGGCTCCGACATCACGATGATTGACCCGTCCCTTGTGGAGTTATTATTACATAAAGGGATCGCCCAGTAA